The Terriglobus sp. TAA 43 sequence TAGATGTTGCCGTGATCCGTCATCGCGGCGGCCTTCTGGCCCAGCTTGCTCAGGTGCGCGGCAAGCTTATCAACGTCGCATGCGCCATCCAGCAAGCTGTAATCGGTGTGAAGGTGAAGATGGGTAAATTCGCGATCCGCCATACTTCGATTCTAGGACTCGAGCCGTGTGGTAGGAGGCTGCGGAAAACGCGGTACAAATTACAGGCGCGGCAACATCCGTTGTAGCCCTGCGGTAAGTTGCTCCGGATTTCCAAGAAGGCTGACGACCAACCAGCCTCTTGACGGAAAGCAATAGAAGGACCCCGGATGCACGGCCACGCGGGTCTCTTCCAGTAAGCGGATGGCTAGTTCGACGTCATCGGCGACAGCGGGGATACGTAATACCGCACACCATCCGCCTTCCAGCTTGAGTCGGCTAACCACGGTGCCTTGTATGCAGAGATCCAACGCGGCTAAATTCGCGCTTACGCGTTGCTGTATCTGCACCTGAATCTTATGTCGCACGGACAACCAGGCGGGCACCGCTGTCTGCACAGGCGTCCCCACGGAGAGAAAGGTGTCGGCGATGATCTCCAGTCGATGCATCGCTTCGTGAACCTGCCTTGCGGGTCCGCACACGGCGGTCCATGCAAGTTTCATCTGAGGCATCGCAAGCAGCTTGCTCAGGCCACCGAGCACAAAGGTAAGCGCGGAAGCCTCTGCCTGCGCAAACGTTTCGCCGCGACCTTCAACGCCGTAGTCTAGAAAGACTTCATCCACGATCAGAGGAAGCCTATGCCGGTTCGCCAAACCATACAGTGCGGCACGGTCGGATTCGCTGCAGTAGTGCCCTGTTGGGTTATTCGGATGGATGGCAACAATGGCTCGCGTGCGTTCGGTTACTGCCGCATCCAGCGAGGCAGGGTCAATCTGCCAGCCATCGTGATAGACCAGCGGGTATTTGATCAGTTCCACATCATGGAGCCGCGCCAACAGGTCAAACAATGGATAACTCGGAGACGGCACAAGCACGGCATCGCCGGGTTCGCAGAGTAGCTTGAAGAGAAATCCGTACGCTTCGCTTGTACTTGCGGTCAGCAGAATCTGCTCTGCATCTAGGCTAGGGAACATGCCAGCAACCGCAACGCGCGCCGATTGTGTTCCGAGAGAGCTCGCGTCGTAATGAAGCGAGGCCTTGGCTGCCAGCACATCTAACGGGATCGCGGAATAGTCGAAGCCACATCGAGTCGGGTTTGACACTGTCAGATCAAGGAACGCTGCATCTTGCTTTGCGCGGTGCAACGCGTCTCCGAAGGGCGACGACTCGTGACCAAATTCTGTCCGCGAAGCAAAGTACATAGCCCTCATGCTATCGAAAGAGCACGCAGCTACAATCGACCGCATGTCCCAGATTCGTGCAGTCCTCTTCGATTTCGGTAAAGTGTTGACCCTCGCCCCTGATCTGCGCGTCTGGGAGCAAATGCGTGCTATTTCGCAACTGTCCGAGGCGGAACTTCAGGCTGGCTACTGGAAATATCGCGATGACTATGACGCAGGCCTCCTTACGGGTGATGAGTATTGGCGGCTTATCGCAGGTGCATCCATCTCCGACGACGTGCTGCGCGACCTGAAGGCTGCGGATGTAGCGCTTTGGACGCAGATGAACCAACCCATGCTGCAATGGGTAGCTTCCCTGCACCAGCACGGCTTTCGCACGGGCATTCTTTCCAACATGCCGGACGCCATGGCCGAGGGCATCGTTGCGCAATTTGATTGGATCGCGAATTTCCATCACACCGTATGGTCCTACGCGTTGAAGCTGCGGAAGCCTCAACCGGAGATTTACGCCATCGCGGCAGATGGGTTGAAGACTGCACCGCAGAACATCCTGTTCATCGATGACAAACCGGAGAACACCGCAGCGGCAGAGGCGTTTGGCATGCAGGCGATTGTCTATGACAACCACGCCGACTTTGTTACCGAGATGCATACGCGGGGTTTCGGATATCTCCTCGAACCGGAAACCATCGCTTCCTTTTAGTTCCTGAACGCTTCAGCTTTCCGCTTGTCCCGAATTGGGACAGTTGTAGCCATAAAGATGTACCTGTTGCAGAACAGGACACCCAGGGGCCGCTTCGCCGTGGATAAATGATCACAGCCGCTACTCCGATGCGGACGTAATTCTGCGCGCATGCGATTAAATTTCAGACCCCTAGCTTTTCTCACGGCGTGTTTAGCGATCGCAGGATTTGCCTGCGGGCAGCAGGTTTCCCTGCTCGGGCTACGCTCGCTGAACCACGCGGGAGCGTTTCGCTCGTTGAAGCAGGATGCTGCAGGCAATCTGTATACCCTGTTCGATGCCCACGATGGCGTACGCATACTGAAGTTGACCACCGATGGAACACAGGTGCTGGCAGAGACGCGGATCGGCCAGGCTGGGGATACAGGCGTTGCGCTGGCTCTGGACACCTCCGGCAACGTCTATGTAGCTGGCACGTCGACTTCTACAGGAAGCGTGGCAGGTACAAGCGGTGCCGCATTTCCCAATCGCGCCGATAGCACAACCAACTCGTTCGTTGCGTGTTTCTCGTCTTCCCTTGCACTGCAGTGGTTAAGTTTTGCGGGCAGCGGGAAAACAGCGGTCACGGCCATCGACGCAACAGCTTCTACGGTATACATCACCGGTGGCATCTACGCAGCGACGCTACCGGTAACGTCCGGTGGCATCCAGCAGGTACCCGCCGTCAATAGCAGCGGCAATGGCTTCGTCGAGGCATTCGATGCGACGAACGGCACGCTGCAATACGCAACATACCTGACTGGAGCAAACGGTGACACGCAACCCGCGGCCGTTGTTGCAGACAACACCGGCGCGGCTTATATCGCAGGCACTACAACGGCCACTGGCTATCCAACGACATCAGCACTCAGTCCGGTCATGCGCTTTGCGGCGAGTTATCCGGTATCAGGGTTCGTAACAAAACTCACCACCGCGGGTGATGGTTTTCTGTTCTCAACCTTCATCCCCGGCAACGGATTGAACGCTGTATCGCTGGACTCCAGTGGCAGCGGTTCCCTGTTGCTTTCAGGCAACATCGCTGCCGGCCTTTTCCCTCTCACCGTCGCGCAACGACCCATTGCCAGCGGCCTGAGCTATCAGAGTGCGGTACGTCTATCGCTGGATGGATCTCAGGTCCTTTCCGCCACGTTGCTGGCGCCATCTTCTCTAGCGTCCATCTCTTCCATCACGCCCGGAAATAACGGTCAGGCCTGGGTATTTGCTTCTTCTATCCCCACCCCTCTGCTGCCTGTGCAGCCGCTTGAAAACCTCGGAGATGCTGCGGCATTCCGACTGGGTGTCGACGGTAAGGTAGACCGTATTACCCGTATCGGCGGGATTCCCGTAAACAATAGCGGCTATGCCAGCCTTCCCGTCACTGAGGGCGGAATCCTGTTGCAGAACTCCGGCAACGTCGCGCTTGCCGCTTCCATTGCGCCCACGCTGAGTTCGGAATTGTTGCCAACGGAGCACTACGATCTTCCGCTTGCGCAGGCACCAAA is a genomic window containing:
- a CDS encoding pyridoxal phosphate-dependent aminotransferase, whose protein sequence is MHRAKQDAAFLDLTVSNPTRCGFDYSAIPLDVLAAKASLHYDASSLGTQSARVAVAGMFPSLDAEQILLTASTSEAYGFLFKLLCEPGDAVLVPSPSYPLFDLLARLHDVELIKYPLVYHDGWQIDPASLDAAVTERTRAIVAIHPNNPTGHYCSESDRAALYGLANRHRLPLIVDEVFLDYGVEGRGETFAQAEASALTFVLGGLSKLLAMPQMKLAWTAVCGPARQVHEAMHRLEIIADTFLSVGTPVQTAVPAWLSVRHKIQVQIQQRVSANLAALDLCIQGTVVSRLKLEGGWCAVLRIPAVADDVELAIRLLEETRVAVHPGSFYCFPSRGWLVVSLLGNPEQLTAGLQRMLPRL
- a CDS encoding HAD family phosphatase, which gives rise to MSQIRAVLFDFGKVLTLAPDLRVWEQMRAISQLSEAELQAGYWKYRDDYDAGLLTGDEYWRLIAGASISDDVLRDLKAADVALWTQMNQPMLQWVASLHQHGFRTGILSNMPDAMAEGIVAQFDWIANFHHTVWSYALKLRKPQPEIYAIAADGLKTAPQNILFIDDKPENTAAAEAFGMQAIVYDNHADFVTEMHTRGFGYLLEPETIASF